AGCAAGAGATTGCTGGTGTTGTCCCTCTTTTTCTGTTCAATAATATTCGTTGCCATAATCTTCAGAGCTCAGTTAAGATATGGTGTGGCCAGCAaataccttcagtttattcaaaacgtAACCATGacactgcaatgtgaaacagAGAAAGACTCTGAAAGTGTGAAGCCTCCTGCAAAGGGAATTTGGTCAATGAACTCGATTGGACGACTTGGCAACCAGATGGGGGAGTATGCAACATTGTACGCATTAGCAAAATTGAATGGGCGCCAAGCGTCCATCTTGCCTGCCATGGCCAATTACCTGTCTCCAATCTTCAAAATTACCCTACCAACCCTCCGTGACAGTGTGAGAAATAGGATTCATTGGCAGGGTTATGGTCTCCATGACTGGATGGAGGATCAGTACCGCAGTATCCCAGGAGATTATGTTATGCTCTCAGGATATCCGTGTTCCTGGACCTTTTATCATCACATCCGAGAAGAAATTCTCCGTGAGTTCACCTTTCATGACTTCATCAAAGACCAGGCCAATGCATTCCTTAGACGCATTGGAGGGGAGCGAAAGAATGTTACATATGTCGGTGTGCATGTTCGAAGGGGAGATTACATACATGtcatgccagatgtgtggaaaggAGTCATAGCTGATAAGAAATATTTAGACACTGCAATGGCTTACTTCCGAAATAAATACAAAAATGTTGTCTTTGCAGTGACGAGTAACGGGATGGATTGGAGTAAACAGAACATCAACAATTCCAAAGGAGACGTTTTCTTTTCAGATGATCCAAAGCAATCCAGTCCGGCTAATGACATTGCTATCCTTGCTCATTGTAACCACACTATAATGACAGTAGGGACATTTGGTTATTGGGCTGGTTACCTGGCAGGTGGGGAGACAATTTACCTCGCAAACTTCACTCTGCCAGAATCACCATTTCTAAAGTTATTTAAGTACGAAGCGGCT
Above is a genomic segment from Mustelus asterias chromosome 11, sMusAst1.hap1.1, whole genome shotgun sequence containing:
- the LOC144500666 gene encoding galactoside alpha-(1,2)-fucosyltransferase 2-like codes for the protein MVHLSKVCAWRSKRLLVLSLFFCSIIFVAIIFRAQLRYGVASKYLQFIQNVTMTLQCETEKDSESVKPPAKGIWSMNSIGRLGNQMGEYATLYALAKLNGRQASILPAMANYLSPIFKITLPTLRDSVRNRIHWQGYGLHDWMEDQYRSIPGDYVMLSGYPCSWTFYHHIREEILREFTFHDFIKDQANAFLRRIGGERKNVTYVGVHVRRGDYIHVMPDVWKGVIADKKYLDTAMAYFRNKYKNVVFAVTSNGMDWSKQNINNSKGDVFFSDDPKQSSPANDIAILAHCNHTIMTVGTFGYWAGYLAGGETIYLANFTLPESPFLKLFKYEAAFLPQWIGIPADLSPLLPKQTSN